In Ensifer canadensis, a genomic segment contains:
- a CDS encoding GNAT family N-acetyltransferase: MTRSVFRFLSRQPETIEIANQDYLLRLPRYADYRQWYHLRSESRGFLEPWEPTWRADEMTESAFRGRVIRNEQEFASGQAVPLFLFHKPAETLLGGITIGHIRRGAGQNCMIGYWMGERHAGHGHMFAALKLAIPYIFSSLELHRIEAACIPENSRSIRLLEKAGFEREGYLRQYLRINGQWRDHVLFSLLSDDAVPNRKLPL; the protein is encoded by the coding sequence ATGACACGATCGGTTTTTCGGTTCCTGTCGCGACAGCCCGAGACGATCGAGATCGCCAACCAGGATTACCTGCTCCGCCTCCCCCGTTACGCCGATTATCGCCAATGGTACCACCTTCGAAGCGAGAGCCGCGGCTTTCTGGAACCGTGGGAACCGACCTGGCGCGCCGACGAAATGACGGAAAGCGCCTTTCGCGGCCGCGTCATCCGCAATGAGCAGGAATTCGCATCCGGCCAGGCCGTACCGCTTTTTCTTTTCCACAAGCCCGCGGAGACCCTGCTCGGCGGGATCACCATCGGCCACATCCGTCGCGGTGCCGGGCAAAACTGCATGATCGGCTACTGGATGGGCGAGCGTCATGCCGGCCACGGCCACATGTTTGCCGCCCTCAAGCTTGCGATTCCCTACATCTTTTCGAGCCTTGAGTTGCACCGTATTGAAGCAGCCTGTATTCCGGAGAACTCAAGAAGCATCCGGCTCCTTGAAAAGGCCGGTTTTGAGCGTGAAGGCTACTTAAGACAGTACTTGAGGATTAACGGGCAATGGCGTGACCATGTGCTTTTCTCTCTCCTGTCCGATGATGCCGTACCGAACAGGAAATTGCCCCTTTGA
- a CDS encoding protein-disulfide reductase DsbD domain-containing protein, which translates to MIKRPTYQNMVQRIGTASLLLAFFLPASAQAATSEWMTSTGGMIRIVAAPLQKDGTIPATLEVKLNPGWKTYWREPGASGIPPQITLDPAEGVVLEKIGFPVPKTFDDGVVRYVGYDKSVAFPLTLKRLHGKGDVKIRASVFLGICEDICIPVQGELNLTLKHDDFDNPLDAARIDGAVAALPEPPSEDFKVTTAVYDEHKAAVRLSLKLPPDTGKEHRELFLAGASGVSFGKPAITQAEGAELKAEIPVRLSGKDKTLKGKPVILTVRAGGRSMETTLAFD; encoded by the coding sequence ATGATCAAACGTCCCACATATCAGAACATGGTCCAGCGCATCGGCACGGCAAGCCTTCTCCTCGCATTTTTTCTGCCTGCCAGCGCCCAGGCGGCGACCAGCGAATGGATGACATCAACCGGCGGCATGATCCGCATTGTTGCCGCGCCATTGCAAAAGGATGGCACGATCCCGGCGACGCTCGAGGTCAAGCTGAACCCCGGCTGGAAGACCTATTGGCGCGAGCCCGGCGCTAGCGGCATTCCCCCGCAGATCACGCTTGATCCGGCCGAAGGAGTCGTTCTTGAAAAGATCGGCTTTCCCGTGCCCAAGACCTTCGACGACGGGGTGGTGCGCTATGTCGGCTACGACAAGTCAGTCGCCTTCCCCTTGACGCTGAAGCGCCTGCACGGCAAGGGAGACGTGAAGATCCGCGCCTCGGTGTTCCTCGGGATCTGCGAGGACATCTGCATCCCGGTGCAGGGCGAACTGAATCTGACGCTCAAGCATGACGACTTCGACAACCCGCTCGATGCCGCCCGCATCGACGGTGCAGTCGCCGCCCTGCCGGAACCGCCCTCCGAGGATTTCAAGGTGACAACCGCCGTTTATGACGAGCACAAGGCAGCGGTGCGCCTCTCGTTGAAGCTACCGCCGGACACCGGCAAGGAGCACCGCGAACTGTTTCTTGCCGGCGCCTCAGGCGTCTCCTTCGGCAAGCCGGCAATCACTCAGGCGGAAGGTGCGGAGCTAAAGGCCGAGATCCCCGTTCGGCTCTCCGGCAAGGATAAGACGCTGAAGGGAAAGCCGGTCATCCTCACCGTGCGCGCCGGCGGGCGCAGCATGGAAACGACCCTTGCCTTTGATTGA
- a CDS encoding peroxiredoxin, whose translation MTIAVGDKLPAATFKEKTADGPVEVTTEQLFKGKRVVLFAVPGAFTPTCSLNHLPGYLENRDAILSRGIDDIAVVAVNDLHVMGAWATSSGGMGKIHFLSDWNAAFTKALGMDIDLSAGTLGVRSKRYSMLVEDGVVKTLNLEESPGQATVSGAAAMLEQL comes from the coding sequence GTGACCATTGCCGTCGGAGACAAGCTGCCCGCTGCTACCTTCAAGGAAAAGACCGCCGATGGTCCGGTGGAAGTGACGACCGAACAGCTTTTCAAGGGCAAGCGCGTCGTGCTCTTTGCCGTGCCGGGCGCCTTTACCCCCACCTGCTCGCTCAACCATCTGCCCGGCTATCTCGAAAACCGTGACGCGATCCTGTCGCGCGGTATCGATGATATCGCCGTGGTTGCCGTCAACGACCTGCATGTCATGGGTGCCTGGGCGACATCGTCGGGCGGCATGGGCAAGATCCACTTTCTCTCGGACTGGAATGCCGCGTTCACCAAGGCACTCGGCATGGATATCGATCTGTCCGCCGGCACGCTCGGCGTCCGCTCCAAGCGTTATTCGATGCTTGTCGAAGACGGCGTGGTGAAGACGCTCAATCTTGAGGAAAGCCCGGGCCAGGCGACCGTATCGGGCGCCGCCGCGATGCTGGAGCAGCTCTAG
- a CDS encoding DUF983 domain-containing protein, with the protein MSDDKALYPPVDPVMAGIKGHCPRCGQGKLFDGFLTVKPACASCDLDYRFADSGDGPVVFVILIVGFIVVGAALWMEVNLNPPLWLHFLLWIPLAIVLSLGLTRMLKGILINLQYRNNARPGEIDRG; encoded by the coding sequence GTGAGTGACGACAAAGCCCTCTATCCGCCGGTCGACCCGGTCATGGCAGGTATCAAAGGCCATTGCCCGCGATGCGGCCAGGGAAAGCTGTTCGATGGGTTCCTGACGGTAAAGCCCGCCTGCGCCAGCTGCGATCTCGACTATCGTTTCGCCGATTCCGGCGATGGTCCTGTCGTCTTCGTCATCCTGATTGTCGGCTTCATCGTCGTCGGTGCGGCACTGTGGATGGAGGTAAACCTCAATCCACCGCTCTGGCTGCATTTCCTGCTCTGGATACCGCTGGCGATCGTGCTCAGCCTCGGCCTGACGCGCATGCTGAAGGGCATCCTTATCAACCTGCAGTATCGCAACAACGCGCGGCCCGGCGAGATCGACCGTGGCTGA
- the rnhA gene encoding ribonuclease HI, with protein sequence MKHVDIFTDGACSGNPGPGGWGAVLRYGEVEKDMCGGEAETTNNRMELLAAISALDALKNACEVDLHTDSKYVMDGISKWIHGWKKNGWKTADKKPVKNGELWQALDEANRRHKVTWHWVKGHAGHPENERADELARKGMEPYKKGRRPDPLAK encoded by the coding sequence ATGAAACACGTTGATATTTTTACGGACGGCGCCTGCTCGGGCAACCCCGGGCCGGGCGGCTGGGGCGCGGTGCTGCGCTACGGCGAGGTGGAAAAGGATATGTGCGGGGGCGAGGCGGAAACGACCAACAACCGCATGGAGCTTCTGGCGGCGATCTCGGCGCTGGATGCGCTGAAGAACGCCTGCGAGGTCGACCTGCATACCGACAGCAAATATGTGATGGACGGCATCTCCAAGTGGATCCACGGCTGGAAGAAAAACGGCTGGAAGACCGCGGACAAGAAGCCGGTGAAGAACGGCGAACTCTGGCAGGCGCTGGACGAGGCCAACCGCCGCCATAAAGTCACCTGGCACTGGGTTAAGGGCCATGCCGGCCATCCGGAAAACGAGCGCGCCGACGAACTCGCCCGCAAGGGCATGGAGCCCTACAAGAAGGGGCGCCGTCCGGATCCTCTCGCAAAATGA
- a CDS encoding homoserine kinase: protein MAVYTDITEDDLSAFLEAYDVGQLTSYKGIAEGVENSNFLLHTTKGAYILTLYEKRVNAGDLPFFLGLMHHLTDRGLSCPLPLPRSDGELLGELSGRPAAMISFLEGMWLRKPEAKHCREVGRALAEMHVASQGFDLRRTNALSVGGWRPLWVNSEARADEVQTGLKDEISAELAHLESHWPKSLPDGVIHADLFPDNVFFLGDQLSGLIDFYFACNDYLAYDVAVCLNSWCFEKNGSYNITKGMALLSGYESVRKLTADEVEALPLLCRGSALRFFLTRLYDWLMTPAGALVVKKDPLEYLTKIRFHRAIVSSAEYGLRIEETSA from the coding sequence GTGGCAGTTTACACCGATATCACGGAAGACGACCTGAGCGCCTTTCTCGAGGCCTATGACGTCGGCCAGCTGACGTCCTACAAGGGCATCGCCGAGGGGGTCGAAAACTCCAACTTCCTGCTGCACACGACAAAGGGCGCCTATATCCTCACGCTCTACGAGAAGCGGGTGAACGCAGGTGACCTGCCGTTCTTCCTGGGGCTGATGCATCATCTGACCGATCGCGGGCTTTCCTGTCCGCTGCCCCTGCCGCGCTCCGACGGCGAACTGCTGGGCGAATTGTCCGGCCGTCCGGCCGCCATGATTTCGTTCCTCGAAGGCATGTGGCTTCGCAAGCCGGAGGCCAAGCATTGCCGCGAGGTCGGCAGGGCGTTGGCTGAGATGCATGTCGCTAGCCAGGGCTTCGACCTGAGGCGCACCAATGCGCTTTCGGTCGGCGGTTGGCGGCCGCTATGGGTCAATTCCGAGGCGCGCGCCGACGAGGTGCAGACCGGCCTTAAGGACGAGATTTCCGCCGAGCTTGCGCATCTCGAGAGCCATTGGCCGAAATCGCTGCCGGATGGTGTCATCCATGCCGATCTGTTCCCCGACAATGTCTTCTTCCTCGGCGACCAGCTTTCCGGCCTGATCGACTTCTATTTCGCCTGCAACGATTATCTCGCCTACGATGTGGCGGTCTGCCTCAACTCGTGGTGCTTCGAAAAGAACGGCTCCTACAATATCACCAAGGGCATGGCGCTGCTTTCGGGTTATGAGAGCGTGCGCAAGCTGACGGCGGATGAGGTCGAAGCCCTGCCGCTGCTCTGCCGCGGTTCGGCACTGCGCTTCTTCCTGACGCGCCTCTACGACTGGCTGATGACGCCGGCCGGCGCCTTGGTGGTGAAGAAGGATCCGCTCGAATATTTGACGAAGATCCGGTTCCACCGGGCGATCGTTTCCAGCGCCGAATACGGCCTCCGGATCGAAGAGACCTCTGCATGA
- a CDS encoding L,D-transpeptidase family protein: protein MNIRVAAVTTAWLLAGCFSASAGDPADRVVVHKEKRILQLYRGGEMLRQYSVALGGNPIGHKEREGDRRTPEGLYVLDWRNDKSGYHLSMHVSYPRPEDIKAAAAKGVDPGGMIMIHGQRNYFGWLAFMTQMFDWTDGCIAVTNAEMDEIWDLVPNNTPIEINP, encoded by the coding sequence ATGAATATTCGCGTGGCTGCGGTGACGACGGCCTGGCTTCTGGCAGGATGCTTTTCAGCCTCTGCCGGCGATCCGGCCGACCGCGTGGTGGTGCACAAGGAGAAGCGCATCCTGCAGCTCTACCGGGGTGGAGAGATGCTGCGCCAGTATTCGGTCGCTCTTGGCGGCAATCCCATCGGTCACAAGGAACGCGAAGGTGACCGGCGAACGCCGGAAGGCCTCTATGTCCTCGATTGGCGCAACGACAAGAGCGGCTATCACCTGTCGATGCACGTCTCCTATCCGAGACCCGAGGATATCAAGGCAGCGGCAGCTAAGGGCGTCGACCCCGGTGGCATGATCATGATCCACGGCCAGCGCAATTATTTCGGCTGGCTGGCGTTTATGACGCAGATGTTCGATTGGACGGACGGCTGCATTGCGGTTACGAATGCCGAAATGGATGAAATCTGGGACCTGGTTCCCAACAACACCCCGATCGAGATCAATCCGTGA
- a CDS encoding SURF1 family protein produces MAEIETRKKGSLVARLGAFAVLAIVFAILISLGTWQMQRLHWKEGLLQAIAERRSAPPVTLAEVEKISAEGGDIDYRTVNVSGTFDHSKERHFFATYNGRTGYYVFTPLNIEDGRALFVNRGFVPFELKDSSTRLAGELPASVAIHGLARPKLAEKPSSLVPDNDLAKNIFYWKDLDTMASSVGLPAEKVVPFFVDADATPNPGGLPIGGVTQFDLPNSHLQYALTWYGLAGALVVVSGVFLMRRKP; encoded by the coding sequence GTGGCTGAGATCGAGACCAGGAAGAAGGGCAGCCTTGTTGCGCGCCTCGGCGCATTCGCCGTGCTCGCTATCGTCTTCGCCATCCTCATTTCGCTCGGCACCTGGCAGATGCAGCGGCTGCACTGGAAAGAGGGCCTGCTTCAAGCGATCGCTGAACGGCGGTCGGCGCCGCCGGTGACGCTTGCCGAGGTCGAAAAGATTTCAGCCGAAGGCGGCGATATCGATTATCGCACCGTCAATGTTTCCGGCACCTTCGACCACAGCAAGGAGCGGCACTTCTTCGCGACCTACAACGGTCGCACCGGCTACTATGTCTTTACGCCGCTGAATATCGAGGACGGCCGTGCCTTGTTCGTCAACCGCGGTTTCGTTCCCTTCGAACTGAAGGATTCGTCGACCCGTCTCGCGGGCGAGCTTCCGGCGTCCGTGGCCATCCATGGCCTCGCAAGGCCGAAGCTCGCCGAAAAGCCGTCGTCGCTGGTCCCGGACAATGACCTCGCCAAGAATATCTTTTACTGGAAGGACCTCGACACGATGGCATCTTCGGTCGGGCTTCCCGCCGAGAAGGTCGTACCGTTCTTCGTCGACGCCGATGCTACGCCCAATCCGGGTGGGCTTCCGATCGGCGGCGTTACCCAGTTCGACCTGCCGAACAGCCATCTGCAATACGCGCTGACCTGGTACGGTCTTGCCGGAGCCCTGGTCGTCGTCAGCGGCGTTTTTCTGATGCGGCGCAAGCCATAG
- a CDS encoding DUF1304 domain-containing protein has translation MGLISTILIALTALLHLGFLVLEMFLWTRPEGRSVFRMTVEQAEATRVLAANQGLYNGFLAAGLFWSLLQPEASFAFELKVFFLVCVIVAAIYGAWSVKPRILLIQGGPAIAALVFVLLAS, from the coding sequence ATGGGTTTGATATCGACGATCCTGATCGCGCTGACGGCGCTGTTGCATCTCGGTTTTCTCGTGCTGGAGATGTTTCTGTGGACGAGGCCTGAGGGACGTTCGGTGTTCCGCATGACGGTGGAGCAGGCGGAAGCGACCCGGGTGCTCGCCGCCAACCAGGGGCTTTACAACGGCTTTCTCGCAGCTGGTCTTTTCTGGTCTCTTCTGCAGCCGGAGGCGTCATTTGCCTTCGAGTTGAAGGTGTTCTTCCTTGTGTGCGTGATCGTTGCCGCTATATATGGCGCGTGGTCCGTCAAGCCGCGCATCCTGTTGATCCAGGGCGGCCCGGCGATTGCAGCCCTTGTTTTCGTTCTACTGGCATCCTGA
- a CDS encoding YqgE/AlgH family protein, which yields MAQKKRERGFLDGQFLIAMPGMFDTNFARTVIFICAHSDDGAMGFILNRPQQLTFPDVLMHLEILDEDEAIRLPAMTRDFQIQAGGPVETGRGFVLHSDDYLSDSSIPVSDDICLTATLDIVRAISRGEGPHRATMMLGYAGWGPGQLEAEITQNGWLTCPAREELIFDKALGDKYDRALALMGVSPAMLSIEAGHA from the coding sequence ATGGCACAGAAGAAACGGGAACGCGGTTTCCTTGACGGTCAGTTCCTGATCGCCATGCCTGGGATGTTTGACACGAATTTTGCCCGCACCGTCATCTTCATCTGCGCCCATTCGGACGACGGCGCCATGGGCTTCATCCTCAACCGGCCGCAGCAGCTGACCTTCCCCGATGTGCTGATGCACCTCGAAATCCTCGACGAGGACGAGGCAATCCGTCTGCCGGCGATGACCCGCGATTTCCAGATTCAGGCGGGCGGCCCGGTCGAGACCGGGCGTGGTTTCGTGCTGCACTCTGACGATTATTTAAGCGATTCCAGCATTCCGGTCAGCGACGATATCTGCCTGACCGCCACGCTCGACATCGTCCGTGCGATCTCGCGCGGGGAGGGGCCGCACCGGGCGACGATGATGCTGGGTTATGCCGGCTGGGGTCCCGGCCAGCTTGAGGCGGAGATCACCCAGAACGGCTGGCTGACCTGCCCGGCGCGCGAAGAGCTGATCTTCGACAAGGCGCTCGGCGACAAATACGATCGCGCTCTGGCATTGATGGGCGTCAGCCCGGCGATGCTGTCGATCGAGGCCGGCCACGCCTGA
- a CDS encoding EAL domain-containing protein: protein MPLTRSPFAWSASKLAAFLIALTTLFCAFSGIAHALEPVKISREDTALDLTATTEIYSGRSEAFQVSTAPGADGIVRRIEVRSSTENHQGDWAVFALANVSGEQLDRVIVAPHFRLVNSKLFWPDLGSQRMLSITPSEGFALERLPSDDSDVFQITLNPGAVITFVAELATPELPQIYLWQPDAYKDTVNAFTLYRGIVLGIAGLLAVFLTILFVVKGTSMLPATAALAWAVLAYICVDFGFLSKLISVTAGDERIWRAGTEVFLAAGLVIFLFTYLNLNRWHQHLGYATLAWILGLGLLFGVAVYDPAIASGIARLSFALTATVGIVLIAYLGFNRYDRAILLVPAWLLILVWLFGAWLTVTGQLANDIVQPALGGGLVLIVLLIGFTVMQHAFAGGAYQQGLFSDLERQSLALTGSGDTVWDWDVARDRVVTIPDISLQLGLSMGSMHGPLRNWLPRLHPDDRDRFRATLDVLLEHRRGKLNHEFRVRAEDGHYHWLSIRARPVLGANGEIIRCVGTIIDITEQRNSVERLLHNALHDNLTGLPNRQVFLDRLQAILLMADTTTARPTVLAIDIDRYKQVNDLLGIAAGDNILIALTRRLRRLLRPQDTLARLGGDQFGLILMSERDPAKVADFADAVSKAIMVPLNYGNREINLTASIGLVSWLDQEQSAAGLIDDAELAMFRAKKEGGNRVEPFRPAFRTSGSDRMQLEADLNRAIERKELSLVYQPIVRLSDAEIAGFEALMRWDHPKRGNVSPTEFIPIAENSDLINQLGMFAFDKATSDLTEWQIQTGDLPIFVSINLSSAQLLNNELYDDVRAVLNKNRCDPAKVKMELTESLVMENPEQARLVLEKLKEAGLKLALDDFGTGHSSLSYLTRFPFDTIKIDKALVRDPSDKRGILLRSVITMARELDMQVVAEGIESEEDAIQLSQMGCDYGQSFLFGPPIGSESILRLLKERFPLMKRA from the coding sequence ATGCCTCTAACCCGCTCGCCCTTCGCATGGTCAGCCTCGAAGCTGGCAGCGTTTCTGATCGCTCTCACGACGCTGTTCTGCGCCTTTAGCGGCATTGCCCATGCTCTTGAGCCGGTCAAGATTTCACGCGAAGACACCGCACTCGACCTGACCGCGACGACCGAGATCTATAGCGGCCGCAGCGAAGCCTTCCAGGTTTCGACGGCGCCAGGCGCTGACGGTATCGTCCGGCGCATCGAAGTGCGTTCCAGCACCGAGAACCACCAGGGCGACTGGGCGGTTTTCGCGCTCGCCAACGTTTCGGGCGAACAGCTCGACCGCGTGATCGTCGCGCCGCATTTTCGCCTGGTGAATTCCAAGCTCTTCTGGCCCGACCTCGGGTCGCAACGCATGCTGTCGATCACGCCGAGCGAGGGCTTTGCGCTCGAACGGCTGCCGAGCGACGATTCGGACGTCTTCCAGATCACGCTCAACCCAGGCGCGGTCATCACCTTCGTCGCAGAGCTGGCGACGCCTGAGCTGCCGCAGATCTACCTCTGGCAACCGGACGCCTACAAGGACACGGTCAACGCCTTCACGCTCTATCGCGGCATCGTTCTCGGCATCGCCGGCCTGCTCGCGGTGTTCCTGACGATCCTGTTCGTGGTCAAGGGAACCTCGATGCTGCCGGCAACGGCAGCACTCGCCTGGGCGGTGCTTGCCTATATCTGCGTCGATTTCGGCTTCTTGTCCAAGCTCATCAGCGTCACGGCCGGCGACGAGCGAATATGGCGAGCGGGAACCGAGGTGTTCCTCGCGGCAGGCCTGGTGATCTTTCTCTTCACCTATCTCAACCTCAATCGCTGGCACCAGCATCTGGGTTATGCGACACTCGCCTGGATCCTCGGCCTTGGCCTGCTCTTCGGCGTTGCGGTCTATGATCCGGCAATCGCATCGGGTATCGCCCGCCTCTCATTCGCACTGACGGCAACGGTCGGGATCGTGCTGATCGCCTATCTCGGCTTCAACCGTTACGACCGCGCCATCCTGCTGGTCCCCGCCTGGCTGCTCATTCTGGTCTGGCTGTTCGGCGCGTGGCTGACCGTCACCGGCCAGCTGGCAAACGACATCGTCCAGCCAGCACTTGGCGGCGGCCTCGTCCTGATCGTGCTCTTGATCGGCTTCACCGTCATGCAGCACGCCTTTGCCGGCGGCGCCTACCAGCAGGGCCTGTTCTCCGATCTTGAGCGCCAGTCGCTGGCGCTGACGGGTTCCGGCGATACGGTCTGGGACTGGGATGTGGCGCGTGACCGCGTCGTCACCATTCCCGATATCTCCCTGCAGCTCGGTCTCTCCATGGGCTCGATGCACGGCCCCTTGCGCAACTGGTTGCCGCGCCTGCACCCCGATGACCGCGATCGCTTCCGTGCCACGCTCGACGTCCTGCTCGAACACCGCCGCGGCAAGCTCAACCACGAATTCCGTGTACGTGCAGAGGATGGCCATTATCACTGGCTGTCGATCCGCGCCCGCCCGGTGCTTGGCGCCAATGGCGAGATCATCCGCTGCGTCGGCACGATCATCGACATCACCGAGCAGCGCAACTCGGTCGAACGTCTGCTGCACAACGCGCTGCATGACAATCTGACCGGCCTTCCCAATCGTCAGGTCTTCCTCGACCGCCTGCAGGCCATCCTGCTGATGGCCGACACCACGACCGCACGCCCGACCGTTCTGGCGATTGATATCGATCGCTACAAGCAGGTCAACGACCTGCTCGGCATTGCCGCCGGTGACAACATCCTGATCGCACTGACGCGCCGGCTGCGCCGGCTGCTGCGCCCGCAAGACACGCTCGCGCGCCTCGGCGGCGACCAGTTCGGGCTGATCCTGATGTCGGAGCGCGACCCGGCCAAGGTCGCCGATTTCGCCGACGCGGTCAGCAAGGCGATCATGGTGCCGCTCAACTATGGCAACCGCGAAATCAACCTCACCGCGTCCATCGGCCTCGTCTCCTGGCTCGACCAGGAGCAGAGCGCTGCCGGCCTGATCGACGACGCGGAGCTTGCGATGTTCCGCGCCAAGAAGGAAGGCGGCAACCGCGTCGAGCCTTTCCGTCCAGCCTTTAGAACCTCCGGCTCGGATCGCATGCAGCTCGAAGCCGATCTCAACCGAGCGATCGAGCGCAAGGAACTGTCGCTGGTCTACCAACCGATCGTGCGGCTCAGCGACGCCGAGATTGCCGGTTTCGAGGCGCTGATGCGCTGGGATCACCCCAAGCGCGGCAATGTCTCGCCGACCGAGTTCATCCCGATCGCCGAGAATTCCGACCTGATCAACCAGCTCGGCATGTTCGCATTCGACAAGGCGACCAGCGACCTCACGGAATGGCAGATCCAGACCGGCGATCTGCCGATCTTCGTGTCGATCAATCTCTCCAGCGCGCAGCTGCTCAACAACGAGCTCTATGACGACGTTCGTGCCGTGCTGAACAAGAACCGTTGCGACCCGGCCAAGGTGAAGATGGAGCTGACCGAATCTCTTGTCATGGAGAATCCGGAGCAGGCGCGGTTGGTGCTTGAGAAGCTGAAGGAAGCCGGCTTGAAGCTGGCGCTCGACGACTTCGGCACGGGCCACTCGTCGCTCTCCTATCTCACCCGCTTCCCCTTCGATACGATCAAGATCGACAAGGCGCTGGTGCGAGACCCGAGCGATAAGCGCGGCATTCTGCTGCGCTCGGTGATCACCATGGCACGCGAACTCGACATGCAGGTTGTGGCCGAAGGCATCGAGTCCGAGGAAGACGCTATCCAGCTTTCACAGATGGGCTGCGACTACGGCCAGAGCTTCCTGTTCGGCCCGCCGATCGGTTCGGAGTCGATCCTGCGGCTGTTGAAAGAGCGATTTCCGCTGATGAAACGGGCTTAA
- the ispH gene encoding 4-hydroxy-3-methylbut-2-enyl diphosphate reductase has protein sequence MASSAAKSPITIRICGPRGFCAGVDRAIQIVVLALKEFGAPVYVRHEIVHNRYVVEGLEAKGAIFVEELDEIPPEHRKQPVVFSAHGVPKSVPADADTRNLFYLDATCPLVSKVHKQAMRHNRLGRHVVLIGHAGHPEVIGTMGQLPEGAVSLVETIEDADVYMPPDPENLGFVTQTTLSVDDTAGVIKRLHERFPNLTAPAADSICYATTNRQEAVKQAAPGCDLFLVVGAPNSSNSKRLVEVALKAGAKKSVLVQRAAEIDWDSIGEISTVGLSAGASAPEVIVNEIIEAFRERYDAVVELADTVEENENFLVNREIRHVPLTAADMAFVNGE, from the coding sequence ATGGCATCATCCGCGGCAAAATCCCCGATCACCATTCGCATTTGCGGGCCGCGCGGTTTCTGCGCCGGCGTCGACCGGGCGATCCAGATCGTCGTCCTGGCGCTGAAGGAATTCGGCGCGCCGGTCTATGTTCGCCACGAGATCGTGCATAATCGTTATGTGGTCGAAGGGCTGGAAGCCAAGGGTGCCATTTTCGTCGAGGAACTCGACGAGATCCCGCCGGAGCATCGCAAGCAGCCGGTGGTGTTTTCCGCCCATGGCGTGCCGAAATCGGTGCCTGCGGATGCCGATACACGCAATCTCTTCTATCTCGACGCCACATGTCCGCTGGTCTCTAAGGTGCACAAGCAGGCGATGCGCCACAACCGGCTGGGCCGCCACGTGGTGCTGATCGGCCATGCCGGTCACCCCGAAGTCATCGGCACCATGGGGCAACTGCCGGAAGGCGCGGTATCGCTCGTCGAGACGATCGAGGATGCGGACGTCTATATGCCGCCGGATCCGGAAAATCTCGGTTTTGTTACCCAGACCACACTCTCCGTCGACGACACTGCCGGGGTCATCAAGCGGCTGCATGAGCGCTTCCCCAATCTGACTGCGCCGGCTGCGGACTCGATCTGCTATGCCACCACCAACCGCCAGGAAGCGGTCAAGCAGGCGGCACCCGGCTGCGATCTGTTCCTGGTTGTCGGTGCGCCGAACTCGTCGAACTCCAAGCGCCTGGTCGAAGTGGCGCTGAAAGCCGGCGCGAAAAAGTCCGTTCTCGTGCAGCGGGCAGCGGAAATCGACTGGGATTCGATCGGCGAAATCTCGACCGTCGGCCTGTCTGCCGGCGCATCGGCGCCTGAGGTCATCGTCAACGAGATCATCGAGGCGTTCCGCGAGCGCTACGACGCCGTCGTTGAACTTGCCGACACCGTCGAGGAAAATGAGAACTTCCTCGTCAACCGCGAGATCCGGCACGTGCCGCTGACCGCCGCCGACATGGCCTTCGTCAACGGCGAATAA